From Thermothelomyces thermophilus ATCC 42464 chromosome 6, complete sequence, the proteins below share one genomic window:
- a CDS encoding glycoside hydrolase family 76 protein (CAZy_ID 268079), with amino-acid sequence MVAIRWGSLVVRATCFTSSLRGPCREKAIAAEHSLEAAKALQGCLDVPKIIANTFNNAQRVSVTAQKRVAATGLATSTYHFDHQGKRGFSQFINNYYDDEGWWALALIRSWDVTHDQAYLDMAERIFEDMQAGTDDRCGGGIWWSKEKQYKNAIANELYLSVAASLANRIPDKKQRYEQLAKDEWVWFKDSGMINKNNLINDGLAIDVNGRCTNNGLTTWSYNQGVVLGGLVELANATGDPSYLGEATAIAKAAVELLSDENGIIREADRCEPDCGADGSQFKGIFVRNLHYLQRAAPQDAFRTAIQKNADSIWANNRNGKNQFGIQWAGPADVGNGPNAATHSSAMDVIVAALAIGRQGRFR; translated from the exons ATGGTGGCCATACGATGGGGCAGCCTCGTAGTTCGGGCTACTTGTTTCACATCATCACTTAGAGGCCCATGCCGCGAGAAAGCAATTGCAGCCGAGCACTCACTGGAAGCAGCCAAGGCGCTCCAAGGCTG CTTGGATGTCCCTAAAATCATCGCCAACACGTTCAATAACGCCCAGCGAGTGTCTGTGACAGCGCAGAAGAGGGTAGCTGCGACTGGCTTGGCCACATCCACCTACCATTTTGACCACCAGGGAAAGCGGGGATTCTCCCAGTTCATCAACAACTACTACGATGATGAGGGCTGGTGGGCGCTCGCCCTGATCAGGTCGTGGGACGTAACCCACGACCAGGCCTACCTCGACATGGCCGAGCGCATCTTTGAGGACATGCAAGCTGGCACGGACGATAGGTGTGGCGGCGGTATTTGGTGGAGCAAGGAGAAGCAGTACAAGAACGCCATCGCAAATGAGTTGTACCTCAGCGTGGCTGCCAGCCTCGCCAACCGCATCCCCGACAAGAAACAGAGGTACGAGCAACTCGCCAAGGACGAGTGGGTGTGGTTCAAGGACAGCGGGATGATCAACAAGAACAACCTCATCAACGACGGGCTCGCCATCGACGTCAACGGCAGATGCACCAACAACGGCCTGACCACGTGGTCGTACAATCAGGGCGTCGTGCTGGGCGGCCTGGTCGAGCTCGCCAACGCCACGGGCGACCCGTCGTACCTGGGTGAGGCGACGGCCATCGCGAAAGCAGCTGTCGAGCTTCTCAGCGACGAAAATGGCATCATTCGCGAGGCGGACCGGTGCGAGCCCGACTGTGGTGCAGACGGCAGCCAGTTCAAGGGCATCTTCGTGCGCAACTTGCATTACCTGCAGCGAGCGGCTCCACAGGATGCATTCCGGACGGCGATCCAGAAGAATGCCGACTCAATCTGGGCGAATAACCGGAACGGCAAGAACCAATTCGGCATCCAGTGGGCCGGGCCGGCAGACGTGGGTAACGGACCGAACGCTGCGACGCATAGCTCGGCGATGGACGTGATCGTTGCGGCGTTGGCGATTGGCCGGCAGGGTCGGTTTAGATAA